In Roseofilum capinflatum BLCC-M114, the sequence TCTGCGTTGGACTTCCGCATCCATCTCTCCTAGGATGCCATCCACTTTGGCTTGGGATTCGGTATAAATGGCATTCAATTCTTCCGTAATTTTTAGCCGTGCTGCTTCATTGGCTCCCTTGGTTTCCTCCTTCTTCGTCGTCATGTCCGTCATGGTTTGGACACGCTGATCTTTCATCGCTTGTGTCGTTTGTTGCGATTTTTCTTGGTTGCGGGTTTTGGTATCGGCGATCGCCCCTTCTTCCTCTTTGCGGAAATCTTCCGGCCCTTGTTCGCTAAATTTCTCCGTCTCCTGTAACCCTTGCAGCGCCTTATCTCCTCCAAATGCCGGATCGCTGAAGGTTTCCATATCTTTAGTCGTCAGGGTTTTCCCCGTCCCCGTCCCCAGATCCACCGGTTCAGCTTGTTCCGGTTCCACCTCTTTTTCCCGTTGTACGATCCACTGGGGAGAACGATGGATCGTTTCGGCGATCGTTTTGGCTCGCAGGATCTGCCGTTTTACGAGGGGAGAGGGTTCCGTAGGGGCGGGTTTATCCAATTTTTCGTCTTCCAACCGCGATATGGGTGAACCCGCCCCTACACCGGATGTTTGCACCGACTGCGGATCGGGCATCTCCATCACCGTATCCGCCATGCGATCGGCTTCCACCTCATACCGATCCTGGGGCCCGCCCACCATCAACTTCGCCTGGCCAAAATCCCCAAACGTTTCCTTTAAACCCTCCTGCTGCTCTGTTAACTTATCTTCCACATTCTCCGTAGAAGTCGCAGGAGGTGCAGCCTGATCCACTTCTGGAACCACCTCCTGCATATCATCAATCTTGCCTTCAACCCCCTCCATCTCCTTAACGGGTTTAGTATCCTCGTCTTTCATCTCTGGAGGAGCTTGGGCCGCCTCTGGCATTCCCCCGCCCGCCTCAGTTGTCGCCGAACCCACTTCCTTGTCAATGGTAGCTTCCGCTTCCTGGCCAACGCCGTCACCACTTTCGACTTCCTTCATGCTCTTCGGCTCTTCAATACCCAACGCCGCAAACAGGTTTTGCACAAACGCTTCTCGGTCAAACGTTGCTGGGTCTTGACTGGCGGCTGTGTCACCTTTCCTTTCCTTGGCTTTGCGGTCTGCTTGGTTGTCATCCACCACCGCATCCTGAACTTCCACCGCTTCCTGCTTGGGGTCATCATGCTTGGAAAACTCTTTCCCCTGTTGTTCAATTTGCTGCGTGACCGCCAGGAATGCTGGGTTCTGGTTCGGGTCGTCGGACTCTACCTGACCGGGAGCCACGTCAGGGACAGGAACAGGAGCGGCGGTATCGTCTGGAGGCGGTGGGGGCGCTTGTTTTTTCAGGTCTTCCGTAACGTCCACCTCACCAGAGTCATCCCCCTCTTGAGGGGTGACATCACCTTCTTGTCCATCTCCATCTTCTGTTTCTTTTGCGTCTTCTTTACCCTTGTCTTTCCCTTTTTTCTTATCTTTTTCTATTTCTTTTTCTTTTTTTTCAGTATCTTTCTCTAATTTTTCGATGTCGTCTTCATCATAGTCATCGTCACTAATTTCTGTTGTATTCTCATCGACTTCACTGATACTTTTTTTGTCTTCATTTTCATCTTTGGTTTCATCTTTTTGATCTTCATCTTTGGTTTCATCTTTATCGCTTTCTTTATCCCCTTTATCATCATCCCCTTCTTTCTGAATATCGGGCTGAGTTTTCACACTCGGCCCCGTTTGTTGAATAGTGTGGGTGAGTTCATGGGCGAGTAAATGTTTGCCACCGGTGGAACTGGGGTTATATTGTCCGGAATTAAAATAGATATCTTTTTTGTGAGTAAATGCCTTAGCTCCCAAGTCTTTGTTCATTTGCACCGCGTCGCTGTCGGTATGCACCCGAACCCCGCTAAAGTCGTTGTTAAAGCGAGATTCCATGAAGCCTTGGGTCTCTTTGGGTAAGGATGAACCGCCCCCTTCTTTACTCTTAATTTTGCCTTCTACGGCACTACTGGCCTGAAATGAGCCATCGCTATCGGCTTGCAGGCTTGCGGGGGCATCATGGAGGGGTTCGGGTTTGAGGGTGATGTTAACGTTCTGTTCGTCGGTATTGATGTCCGGTTGTAGAGGTAATTGTAGGGGCGAACGGCCGTTCGCCCCTACATCGTCTTGACGTTTGAGGGTGATATTGACGTTCTGTTCATCAGTTTTGATATCAGGTAACTGGGGTAGTGCGGGGGCATCTTCTGCATCGTCTTCCCGCTTCAGGGTGATGTTAACGTTCTGTTCATCTTCGCTTTCTTCCTGACCGCCTAGAATGGCTGCATAGGGAATGGCTTTGGGACGACGACGACTTTGGGGCCGCCGACCATTGCCGCGCTGTATGGTGTGGTCTAGGGGTTTGAGGTTAAGGTCGGCGCTGGGTTCTGTTTCAGGTAACGGTTCTGTTTCGGGTTCTTGCTCTCGCTGTAAGGTGGTAGAGTGATCCATAACCTGATCGGCCATGCGGTCTGCTTCTTGTTCGTAGCGATCGCCAACTGCCCCTACAATTAATTCTGTCTGGATCTTCCCCCCATCACTGTTGGTGCGCTGAATTTGAGCCGCAAGGGGTTTCAAGTTCACATCAATACCACTTGATTCTTCTTTGGGTTGCACATTCCCCGCAAGCGGTTTCAAGTTCACATCAATGCCACTTGATTCTTCTTTGGGTTGCAGACTTCCCCCCAAAGGCTTCAAATTGACATCAATACCACTTTTTTCTTCTTTACGCTGCACGTTTTTAACTACAGGTTTGGGCTTAACCTCTGGTGTCTTTGGGTTAGATTTTTCCAGTTTGGCCGAAATTTTATGGGGTTTCGTGAGTTCAGTTTCGACTTTTTTGGGCTTGAGTTTCGCCCCTTTTTGCTGGATGGTGTGGGTCAATTCATGGGCTAAAAGTCGTTTACCACCGGTTGAACTGGGGTTATATTGTCCGGAATTAAAGTAAATATCATGACCATGGGTAAAGGCTTTAGCTTTTAGGTCTTGGCTCAGTTGTACGGCGGTGCTATCGGTATGAACTCTAACTTGACTAAAATCATTCCCAAACCGGTCTTCCATAAACGATCGCGTGCGATCGGGTAAGGGTTGCCCTTTTCCCCGCTTTAACTGTATCCGTTTTTCTACAGATTGACTCGTCTCGAATGTGCCATCTTTTCTAAAATTGGGCCGGTCTTCATCCTCAGTTTGGGACTGTAACAGAGCCGGATTTGCACGAGTCGGAGCCACCGATATTTGACTAAATTGATACCCTAGGGGAGAAAATTGGGCGCGATCGCCGCTCCCTGTTCCCTGCTCATCCGGAGGAGTCGCACTCATGGCACTCATCTGCACCGTTGCGCTCTCCGTATCCGTTTCCACAGCAGGCAAAGACTCCGTAAACGGTTTCGGTGTAGGGAGAGCATTTTTAGCCGGAGTTGCAGGAGTCGGAGTGACCGGAACTTGGGTTTTAGTTTTCGTTGCCATAGCTGATTATCTCGCTTGTGGCCCCAGGAGGATATAGCTGAATTCCATCTTAACATGGCGATCGTCTTTTGTTAGCTAAAATAGTATTCAGTCATTTCAATGGGAGAATCGGGTATGACATTTGAAGAGATGCAAAATATAATCCAAAGCATGTTAGCCGTTCAAAGAGAACTACAAGAAAGCCAAGTTGAACTTAAAGAAGGCCAACAAGAAGTCCGGGCCAGTTTAGAAACCATGAGAGCCAGTTTAGAAGCCATGAGAGCCAGTTTAGAAACCATGAGAGCCACTCAACAAGAATTCAGAGGGAGTCTAGAAGTCTTTAGAGCGACTCAACAAGAATTTAGAATGAGTTTAGAAGCACTAAAAGGCAGCCAAGAAGCGCAAAGTGATGTGCTTCGCGAACTCATTGGTAAATATGGTGATTTAGCCAGCTCTTCTGTGCGCCAGAATCAAATTCTGGATCGGCTGATTGGGTACAGCTTAAATAATGAATCAGACCATCTGAATTTAGAGGAAAAGTTACAGGCTTTAGAAGCTAGAGTCAAGCGGATTGAGTCGTCTGACTAATCTGTAGCAACGAAGGTAAAAGTCCCTCTTCTCTGGCTAATTAGGAGTAATGGTCATCAGCTCACAGAAACTGGTATACTAAATAAACTGATTTTAAGTTCTTGTATGACCCAGATGCAAGCTGCATCCCCTATTCAAATCGAATTATTTAATCCCTTGAATCCCTATTCTGGGGTGAGTCTGAATCCCACATTTACGTTTATTGATTTGTTTGCAGGCATTGGTGGATTTAGGCTCGCACTCGAACAATTAGGGGGGAAATGTTTGGGCTATGCAGAAATCGATCGCGAAGCAATTTCGGTATATCAAACTAACTTTATCCGTTACATTAATGCAGAAGAACCCAATTTAGGAGATATTTCTCAACTGGGGTATTTACCCCACTCAGTTGATTTGATTGTGGGTGGAGTTCCCTGTCAACCTTGGTCAATTGCCGGACAAATTAAGGGATTTGCAGATAAAAGGGGTCAACTGTGGTTTGATGTGATTCGTTTGGTACAGTTAAACCAACCCAAATTATTTATCTTTGAAAATGTCAAAGGATTAACAGAACCCAGACATCTACAGAGCTTACAAGCCATTCTAAGCCAACTCAGACAAGCTGGATATTGGGTAAACTATCAGGTTTTAAATTCCTATGATTTTGGTTTAGCGCAAGACCGCGATCGCGTCTTTATTGTCGGTATTCATGAACAGCTCGAAAATCCGCATCAGTTTCAATTTCCTAAACCCTTAAATCAACGTCCTAAACTCTATGATTTTATCGCAGGGGTCTCGAAGCGTCCCGTACAAAAGCAAAAAATATCACCTTCTATATTATTTGGCGATCGCCCTCCTGCGTCCAGAAATCGATTTCAGAAAAACGATGAACTCAATGATTTCTTTGTGTTTGCTGATATTCGTGATGGTCATACCACAATTCATTCTTGGGATTTAATTGAGACCAGCGATCGCGAAAAGTCTATTTGCACCACCATTCTTAAAAATCGACGCAAGAAAATATATGGCCCTAAAGATGGAAATCCCTTAAAATTTCATCATTTGAATGAATTAATCTCCGATCTGCATCCAGAAGAACTAGAAAACTTGATCGCCAAAAAGATTCTCAGGTTTGATGCTTCCGGCTATGAATTTGTTAATTCTAAAATTTCCGCCGGTATTCATGGAGTTGCTAAAATAATTCTAGCCCATGCAGATGCCATTGGAACCTTAACAGCTACTGGAATGAGAGATTATATCACTACGATTTGTTTTGACTGTCAAGATCCCAAACGCTATAAACAAGAATTTATTGAGCGCGTTTATCACCGTAAAAAATACAAGCCTATTACAGCTCAAGACTATGCCCGTTTACAAGGTTTCCCTGAATGGTTTCAGCTTGCCAAGCGAGAAAGTACAGCCAAGAAACAGCTAGGTAATGCAGTTTCTGTGCCGGTGGTTTATCATTTAGCAAAATCTTTAGTTAAAGTTCTATTTTAAGAGTTCGCATACATCAGTTCCTTAACCGTCGGATCTGTTGACGAAATTCTCGTAGAGCCGGACTTCGACCGATCGCATAACTTCTTGCTAACACTTCTTTCACCCAATCTACTATGGGAAACTCTGGGAAAACTTTGCTCTGTTCAATCTGTTGATATTCCCCATCTTCCAACCCATATATCTTCAGTTCAGTCTCGTCATAAATCCACAATTCCGGAACCCCCAAGCGGATATAAGCATCGGTCTGAGTTTTAGACGTAACATCAACTTCAATCGCCAAATCAGGAGGCGGATCGATGGCTAGATTCATTCTTCGCTTTCCTCGCATTTGAGCATGATTTTGAATATAAAAGCATTGATCGGGTTCAATCCCAAATCCCATTTCTTGGCGCTTGAATGTCGTCGATCCGAAACATTCACAGTCAATTTCTAGTTCTTCTAACAAAATTTTTACCATATCCCCAATTAAAGATTTAGCGCGTTCGTGTTTTGGTAGTGGCATTCTGATTTCTAAAGTATGGTGACTGTAAGCAATCCGACTGGCACGTTTTTCTCCCAGTTCAATTAAAAATTGCTCAAATTCTTCCCAGTTCAGGTCATGAATCAGTAATCTTTGACCAGGGGGAATATCCAGTTGTTGGAATTGGAGAGTTAGGGGCATAGGAATCAGTAATGAACGATTTCACTAATTTTATCTTAACATGGTGATATGGCGCTTCGCGCTAGGCAATAGGCAATAGGCAATAGGCAATAGCTTGTAGTGCTTAGGGTCTAAGGCTTCAAACTGTACTTCATAGAAGAGAGAAACGCTATAGAAGAGCGAAGGTAGACATCAATCATGAAGGGATTAAAACGATTTGCGTTGATATTATTTATGGCTCTTATCGGTGTGAGCTTCACCGTCTCTAGTAGCCCCAAACCTTTCCCGGAAATTGCCCAAACCGCCAAAAATCTCACCCCACCTCGATTGCTTAATGCTGCCGAACTGGGTTGGGTAGAACGTAATTTATTTTTGCCCGATCGCCAAATTATTATTGACCAGAGTTTTTGGCTCGGTCTTCGAGACGTAGGAGAGGTGGCTTTTGTGGCCACAGAATTTCAGAATAGTCTGGAATTTCACGTGATGCAGACCAATGGCGAAGTCATGCACACTTTACCGGCAAACACCCATGCAGAGTCTTGGATTTTCTCCGAATTAAAAGCGGTGTCTTTCCAGGAAATTGACTTTGATGGCTCGGAACCGGATGTTATTGTTATTGCTGAGTACATCATAGGTGCTGGCCCTAGGGGAGATGAAACTTTTCCAGTGACGACGGTCTACTTTAACCAAGGTCGTCGCTTCACCACTGACCCCGAACTGAATCAATTGTTAACTGAACGGGGAGTCCGCACGATTGCTGAAGCGGAAGATATCCTGCGAGGGGAATTGATGTTTTTACCTTAGTGGTAAGGAGTAGTGCTAAAGTTTAGCATGACAAAATTCCAACAACAATCATGGCTCGTTTTCTGCAACATCGCTGGCCGTTAGTGGTACTGTTTGTACTGGCGATCGCCACTCGCTTACCCTTCCAAAGTCAGATCCTTTACGAACACGATAGCGTGAACTTTGCTTGGGCGATGGAAGAGTTCGATCTCGAACGCCATCAACCCCATGCTCCCGGTACGTTTATTGTCCTGATTTTATCAGCTCGTTTACTAAACCTTTGGTTGCACGATGCCAATCAAAGTTTAGTGATGGTGAATATTATCGCCATGGCGATCGCCACGTGCGCCATTTATGTTTTAGGAAATCTCTGGTTTAATCGCACTGTGGCATGGATCGCCGCATTTCTGATGCTATCGAGTCCCCTAATTTGGTTTTATAGCGAAGTGGGATTATCCTACACCCTAGAGCTGGCTTGGGTCACTCTGATTGTTATCGCCTGTCATCATAGCCGTCATGGGAATAAACGCGCTCTGCTGCTTTCGGCTCTCCTGTTAGGATTATCTGGCGGTATCCGTCCCAATACTCCTATTTTCCTGTTTCCCCTCTGGTGTGTGGCTGCGGGGTTAGGATGGCGAGAACAACGGTATCGAGCCACCGATATCATCTTAGCCTTGGGTGCAGGGGCGATCGGGGTTTCACTCTGGGGTATTCCCCTACTCATGCTCTCTGGTGGCTTTGATGCCTATGTTGCAGCCATCCAAATTTGGTTAGACGGCCATCTCAAAGATAGCGATAGCATTCAAGAAATTATCTCCAATATCCGATTATGGCTCTATACCCTGGTCATGACCCTAGGGTTTGTCACCCTACCCCTACTCAGACTTGCCTATGCTCATCGCTCTGCCATTCCTCCCCTTCCCATCCGCGACTGGCGAACTCAAGCCATTCTCCTCTGGTGCTTTCCCAGTCTTTTCTATCTCACCTTTGTCCATTTCCAACGCCAAGGTCATAGTTATACCGTTATGCCCGTAGTGATTCTACTGGCAGCCCTCGCCCTGGAGCGGTATTTACAACAAAACCGTTCTCGCTCTCCCCAAGCCCTAAAAATCTGGATTATTAGCTTTATTCTCTGCAATAGTTTACTCTTTATCTGGGGCCCAACCCAATGGCGCACCTCAACCAGCCTTCAGGACTACGATCGCTTTATGATTGAGCGACAGCAGGTGATTGAAAATAACTTTCCCCCAACAAGCACCACCGTTCTTTCTAGTGGTCACTATGGGCGGCTCGTGTCCTATTATTTTCGCGACTATTTCTCTTCGGATTTAGGCATGATGCTCACTGACGATTTAGCCAACCTCGATCCAAGGGTGAATACCTTAGTGCTATTTGATTCTAAGATTTTGGCCAATCTACCGCCCAATATTCAGGTTCAAGAAGTGCCCCTATCTCAAGGCGATCGCCTGCGGTATATTCAATGGCAACCGTTCCAGGAGGTTCAGGTGAGCAACCAGAGCCTAATTATAAAATGAGTCGTGGAACTTCTCCCATCTCTCTGAACACTGAGGATGGAAACAAGGGATGGGATAAAATCATCTGATCCCATAGCCCTAGAGTCGTAGATGATAAGACTAGGGCAGTGTCCCGATTCTTTTCTCCTAAGAGGATGAACCCATGAAGAAAGTCTCTATATTTTTGGTCTCAGCCATTGCAGGGGCGATCGCCTCCCTGACTCCTCTGAGTAGTGATGCCCAAACGACTCAAACCACTATCAGTCCTGGGTTTCAACCCCTAGAGATCGCTGGCCTATCTGGGGGCCCCACCCCAAGCAATTGCGGCAATTTAGCTGAAGCTCCTAATGTCACCCTTACGGTTACGGCCGATACGTCCATTCATTTCCGTTTGCAAAGTTCTGGTAACCCCACTCTGAAAATTGATGGCCCCCAGGATTTTGACCTTTGTGTTCCTTCCCATGATGGTTCAACGGTCGAGATTCCCGGTCAATGGCCTCCAGGGCAATATGATGTATTTATCGGCGATCTTCAGGGCGGTTCTCATGGATATA encodes:
- a CDS encoding DNA cytosine methyltransferase: MQAASPIQIELFNPLNPYSGVSLNPTFTFIDLFAGIGGFRLALEQLGGKCLGYAEIDREAISVYQTNFIRYINAEEPNLGDISQLGYLPHSVDLIVGGVPCQPWSIAGQIKGFADKRGQLWFDVIRLVQLNQPKLFIFENVKGLTEPRHLQSLQAILSQLRQAGYWVNYQVLNSYDFGLAQDRDRVFIVGIHEQLENPHQFQFPKPLNQRPKLYDFIAGVSKRPVQKQKISPSILFGDRPPASRNRFQKNDELNDFFVFADIRDGHTTIHSWDLIETSDREKSICTTILKNRRKKIYGPKDGNPLKFHHLNELISDLHPEELENLIAKKILRFDASGYEFVNSKISAGIHGVAKIILAHADAIGTLTATGMRDYITTICFDCQDPKRYKQEFIERVYHRKKYKPITAQDYARLQGFPEWFQLAKRESTAKKQLGNAVSVPVVYHLAKSLVKVLF
- a CDS encoding Uma2 family endonuclease → MPLTLQFQQLDIPPGQRLLIHDLNWEEFEQFLIELGEKRASRIAYSHHTLEIRMPLPKHERAKSLIGDMVKILLEELEIDCECFGSTTFKRQEMGFGIEPDQCFYIQNHAQMRGKRRMNLAIDPPPDLAIEVDVTSKTQTDAYIRLGVPELWIYDETELKIYGLEDGEYQQIEQSKVFPEFPIVDWVKEVLARSYAIGRSPALREFRQQIRRLRN